AAATAAGCGGTATGTTGATCATGATTTGAATCGCCAATTTGGTATTGATGATCTTGCGAATAATGAGCTGACGAGTTACGAACAAACTCGCGCGAAAGCAATTAATCAACAAATTGGACCAAAAGGAAAGGCAAATAGTGATTTTATTATCGATTTGCATAATACCACTAGTAACATGGGGCCTTCGTTAATCTTACTTCAGTCAGATCTGTTTAATCGTCAGTTAGGGGCGTATGTTAAGTCTAAAATGCCAAAAGCTGTGGTGGTATTTGAAGATCATACCTCTGTTGATGAGCATTTATTTCTTTGCTCAATTGCGAAGCAAGGTGTGATTGTTGAAATAGGGCCGCAACCACAATCGGTTATCCGTCAGGATGTATTAGATTGGATGGAAGCGATGACAAAACATATTTTGGATTTTGTTCATTTAAATAACACTAATGAAGTGCCTGACTTACCCGCAAGTTATGACGCTTACCGTTATGAAGAAACCCTCAAGCTTCCAGTAGATGAACAGGGGGAGCGAATTGGTATGGTTCATCAATCTGTTCAAGATAATGATTTTGAACCACTGCGCTCAGGCGACCCTATTTTCACCTTGTTTGATGGTACAGAGATTTTCTGGGAAGGGGATTATGAAGCGTATCCTCACTTTATTAATGAAGCCGCTTATTATGATAATAATCTTGCGATGTCATTAGGCAAGAAAATCGTGGTATCAACAAACTAATATTTAGCCCATATCATTAGTAATCAAATAATTGCCCGTAACAGACGTACATTGTTCTGTTACGGGCTTTTTAGTTGTTACTATTATTCTTTAATGCGTTGTTTTCATTACTACAATAGGGTTGTGATCAACCATAATGATATACGAATCAACATTAAATACCGCAGAGATAAGTTCACTCGTTACTGTTGTTTTAGGCGAGCCATAATCAAATAATTTGCCGTTATGTAGCACGGCAATATGGTCGGCATATTGAAGCGCTAAGTTAAGATCGTGGATCACCATAATCACGCATGCCCCTGTGCGCTTAGTATAGGATCGAACATAATTGAGCAATCGTAATTGGTTTTGCATATCAAGTGCTGAAGTTGGCTCATCTAACAGCAATACTTTAGGGGCGTTTATTAACGCTTGGGCAAGTCCTACCATTTGGCTTTCACCACCAGAGAGTGCAAAACATTGTTTATTAGCGAGATGTAAAATCCCCATATCTTTTAATAAGAATAGCCCTTGCTCTGCACTTTCTTTTTTCGCGATCAAAGACGTTGAGTGGATGTTCATTGTCGTGATCAATAGCTCGAGTACCGTAACGTTAGCGTGGATACGATGCTCTTGCGGTAAATAGCCTATATCCTTTAATGAAAGTGGTTGTTTAAGGTATCGAATTTGTTCAGGATATTGTTTAATCAGCGCAGTCATTTGGCGTAAGAGTGTTGATTTACCTGCACCGTTTTTTCCTATTAAGGCTACCATTTCGCCGCAGTGGATAGTGGGTAATGTTAAGTCATTCAAGACTGACTGTTTACCAAATGTCACTGTGACATTATTGATATCAAGGCTCATGTTAGCGCCCCCCTTTTTTAATCACAAGAAAGATAAAGAAAGGGATCCCAACAATCGACATTACAACAGTAAGAGGCAAAATGATCCCAGGCATAATTGCTTTACTCGCAATAGAGGCTAACTCTAATAATACCGCTCCAACTAAGAATGATGCGGGCAAGAAGAAGCGTTGATCTTCACCTAAAACCATCCGTGCAATATGCGGAGCAACTAGACCAACAAACCCGACTGCGCCAACAAATGAAACCGAGATAGAAGTAATAATTGAAACTAACACCAAGGTCTTCATACGTAGACGCTTGACGTTAATTCCCATCGATTCTGCACGTTCTTGTCCCATTTTTAATGAAGATAATCGCCAAGCATCTTTCATCATAATTATTAATACAATGGGTAACAAAATCAGTAAGAAAACAATTTTTTCCCAGCTACCGCGATCTAGCGAGCCCATTTGCCAGAAGACTAATGTTTGCAATTGGGTTTCGCTGGCAATGTATTGCATCATGATCAGCAAACTATCGTATGCAAACATAACGGCAACACCAAATAACATCACACCTTCAATTGAAATACGCTTTATCGACGAAATCCCCGCTATCAATAACGTCGTTAGTAAACACATAATGAACGCCATTACAGCGATTTGATATTGTACAGGGATAAAGGGCAGAGCAACGACATTAGTGATAACTAAAGACGCCCCGAATCCTGCCGCCGCTGAAACACCAAAGGTATAAGGATCGGCTAGCGGGTTATGCAATGTTGTTTGCATTTGTGCGCCAGCCAAGGCTAATGCTCCCCCAATAAAAGGGGCCATGAGTGACATTGGCATGCGTATATCCCACACAATGACTCGACTTGCGATAGCACTTTGGCTTGGTGTAAAAATCGCTTGGATCACTTGTGAAAAAGAGAGACCTTGTGAGCCAATAAGAACATCAATAATTACAAATAACACACTTAAAATGGCAAGGCTGATCAGTGCAATTCTTTTATTACGAGAACGAATATGGTGAGCTCTCAATTCGACTGTAATGCTGTTCACTGACTCATTGCCTTAAAGTTATTTTGACCAAACTGACCACTTAGATGACGATTACCAAACTTAAGGTTCATCTCTTCAAATGTCTTTTCTGGTTGTAGCTTTGAAAAAAGTGAAGGGTGTAACCATTTTGCAAAATACTCAATCGCCACTAAGTTATAAGGCGAGTTGTAAAATGGCATATAAATCGAATAAACATTCTTTTGTTGGTAAGCCGTTAGTGCTTGTAGCCATGGTCGATTCATCAAACCGGTTGTCGCTTTTTTAATTGCGGCGTGGTTAGGTGAGTAACCGAGTGGAATCCCACTTGTTGCTTGACCATCATTGGTGATCCAACCGGTCGTTTGCATAATATAAACATTAGGCTGTGAGGTGATGACTGTCTCTGGTGACATCTGCCCAGTTTCAGAACCATCAAGTGGCGCTATCGCAATATTTTCAGCCTTAAGCATTGGTATGTAAGCGCCCATATTACCATTAGCGAAAGTACGGCAGCATGAATCACTGTAACCCGCAGCTCGTTCAATAAACACTCGCGGAGTCGGTGCGTTAGGGTGCTGTGCAAGTGTATCTTTTATCGCATTCAAGTGACTTGTATAGTATTTGGCGAATGCATCGCCTTGCTTTGAACGGTTAACAGCATCAGCGATAACCTGTACTGATTTAACTGTGTTTTTGAGTGGCTTTTCACGGAAATCGACAGTTAATACTTTAATGCCAGCATCATTGAGTTTTTTCAATAAGCCTTTATCTTCTGCCAATTTAATATTTGATAGGTCAACGATAAAAAGATCAGGTTTAGGTTTTAAGTTAATAAAACGTTCAACATCAAATTCACCAGATTTAATAAGACCAATAGTCGGAACATTTTTTAGTGAGGGGTATTGCTTAATATAACTGGCATACATGCTAGGTGCTGAAACTCGCATATCATCTCTTGCTGCAACAAGATGCTTTGCTGCCTCTTTTTGATAAATAATTTCTAGCAATGGAAAAATACGACTGGTTGAAAGTGCAATGTTTTGAGGTTGATGATCAAAGGTAACTTGTCTACCCGCAACATCAGTTACTGTGATGGGATAGGTGCTTGCTAAAGCGATATTAGAAACTGTTAAACCAACAGTAAGAGAAAGCAGCGTTTTAATAGGTGTTTTCAAAATGGCTATCCTTAAAAATTTTGTGAAATAATAATGATAATAATTATCGTTATAAATGTGTTTTATTGAGAGATAAGGATCCATTTGTGAAAGGTAATGAGACTTATTACCATAACTTGCTGTATCAGACTTGGATTATTTATGAGGGATAATGACCGTGAAACGTATAGGGGAGTAAGGATCCAAGACAGTGTTATTTGAGTGTCACTAAATAGTACTTGGATCTTATATTGAGATTAAGGACTTGATTACAAAGCGTCTACTGCTGCACTAAAACCATCAGCTGATAAGTTGAAACCTGCGATATCAACGTAGTTTTTAGTTTGAAATAGGTCGAAAACTTGTGACATTTGCGTACCATTATTGCTGGCATAAGCATAGGCAGTACATGTGTTATTGCTTGGGTCGAAGCTGGTAGATACACGTAATAAGGTTTGTTTAGCAACATTGTAATTATCTAGTGCTGAAACATATTTCCAACTATTACATACACTTTGGCTAGTAGGCATGTGATCGAGAAAGTCGATGCGTGTAAGTTGATGTGAGTCACTGCTAAAGTGAAAGACATATGTTTGATTGCCAAAATCAGTTTGAGTGATTAATTCATTTTTTGACGGGACAGCTTGATAAGTATTATGTTGAGTGGTATCGGCAAAAGCATTAGAAATACTAAAAATCGAAAAAGTAAGTGCAACAAGTGAGGTAGAACGCTTAAACACTAATATAACTCCACGAAACTAGATTTTAATCAAAGCCTAATAACATGCCTGTTAAGCATTCATAATGCAAATGTTTTACTATGGAACAGCGGTATAATTAAATTCCATTTGTAGTAATAGAAGTAAAATTTAAACGATACTCAAATAGTTGTATTTCATGATTTGTATAATAGCTATATATGTAACGTCATGTGTATTTTTCAATATAATTTCATGTGTATTAAAACGTTACATTTTTGATCTTTTAAAACAGTAAATATACTGCCATATTTTTGACTTAGTATTTTATCTCTAAAAACGTTAATTTTTTCACTTAAATAATGTTAGACAGAGGCGCAATCGTTCTTACTGGAATGGATAACCTAATTCATGGATATGACATCAATAATATTTAATGCGCTACAGCCTTTATGTTGGATTATTCCGGTTGTTTTTATTCTGTTTTTAGTAAAATCACCGTGGTTTAAAGGTCGAGCCGGTGAATTAATTGTTCATTACCGTCTAAAACTTTTGCCAGCAAAACATTACAAAGTATTAACTAATGTAAACTTACCCACTGAAAATGGCACAACTCAAATTGACCATCTTGTTGTTTCTCAATACGGTATTTTCGTCGTGGAAACGATAAATATTAAAGGGTGGATTTTTGGCGGAACCTATCAGCCAATATGGCAACAAGCATTGTTTAATCGCTCATCAGTATTTAAAAACCCATTACATCAAAATGAAAAACATATTAAGACACTTCAATATTTATTGGGTGTTGATGAAACGGTCTTTCATTCGGCTGTGGTCTTTGTCGGTGATTGTGTTTTTAAAACCGAGATGCCTGATAATGTAGTTAAATCAGTAAGTGCAATGATGCATTATATTGATACATTTAAGACACCGTTATTTACAGAGCAGCAGTTACAGCAATGGGTTGCTAGCATTGAAGGGACATCATTTAACCCAGACCTTTGCAACTAACGGTTAAGTAAAAGCATTACGATGTACCTAAATCTCTAGCAAGGCTGCACTCTATGCACTGAGGGTATTTGGCTATATTGCGTTTTTAAGCCAAATTATTACTTTTACGTGCTACAGAACTGCCTTTAACTTAATCCAGATTAAAGTTTTCACCTTTCTTTATCAGTAATATCCCCTTCATCTGTTCAAAGTTGACAGGTATTAGAAAAAAGAACCGATACCCTAATCGTGTCGCTGTTCTTTTTGTTCTTCAATCTGATGATAAATCATAAAAAGATGTAAGAGGCTTCACCTTGAGTAATTTGTTTTCTGCAACTCACATTGGTTCGATGACGTTAAAAAACCGCTTTGTACGCAGTGCAACGTGGGAAAATATGGCGACAGAAGAAGGTCATATGACAGATAAGCTTTATGCTATCTATGAAGAGCTTGCCAAAGGTGAGGTTGGCTTAATTGTCACGGGTTATGCCAATATTGTAGAAGAAGAAAAGCCGAATGCGGGCATGATGGGGATGTATAACGATTCTTTTATTGAAGAATACAAGAAGCTAACAGAGCTTGTACATCAATATGATTCAAAAATTGTCATGCAGTTAGCCTATGGTGGTACGAAAACAACGTATAACCTTGGCGAACGTGTTATTTTTGCACCAAGTGCTGTGTGTGAAAAAAGTACCCAAACATTGGGTAAAGCAATGACACAAGAAGAAATTGATTACATCGTTAATGCATTTGCACAAGCAAGCTTACGCGCTCAACAATCAGGTTTTGACGGTGTAGAAATTCACGCGGCGCACACTTATTTAATTAATCAGTTTTTAAGCCCTTACTACAACCAACGTGAAGACCATTACGGCGGCAGCCTTGAAAATCGTATGCGTTTCTTAATTGAAATTTACGATGCGATAAGAAAGTTAGTAGGTAAAGATTTCCCGATTTTAGTGAAATTAACCGCAACAGAGTTTTTTGAAGGTGGATTAACTTTTGAAGAAACGCGTGTTATTTGTAAAAAACTGGAAGCGATTGGTGTTGATGCCATTATCATCTCAGGCAATATTCATGGTAAAGCCGATACAATGATTGGCGAAATGCATGATGGTTATGAGATTCAAGCTGAAGGTTACTTTAGCGAATATGGCCGTGTGATAAGTGAAGAAGTTAATGTGCCAGTCATGACCGTTGGTGGTCTAAGTAATTACTGTGCAATTGAAGCTCTTGCTGAAACGTCGAAAATTGCACTGTTTGCGTTTTCACGTCCACTACTGACGGAGCCACAACTGATCAAACGTTGGAAAGAGGGTGATCGTATTGATGTTGAGTGTGAAAGATGCTCAAAATGCCGAACTCGCCGTGGTAATTTTTGTGTGACCTCTAAAACGCGAAAAGCTGAGATTGCAGCATTGTAATTTTTAAGAGGGCATAGAAAGAGTTAGTGTTTTAAAACACTAACTCTTTTTTATTCAGCGTGAGTGATAGCAAGCGAAGCGCTTTTTTGTTGCCACTGTTGATACCATTGGTCAATGCTGTCATAGGGCATAGGGGGAGATATAAAATACCCTTGCGCTTGTTGGCAGTGCATTTCCTGTAATTGCTTCCATAGAGCTAGGTTTTCAACACCTTCAGCAATTGTGACTAAATTTAAGCGTTTAGTGAGCAATAAACATGATTCTACAATAGCTTCTGCGGTAATACTTGTTGGTAATGCCTGAATAAACCCAAGATCAAGTTTAAGGGAATTAAACGTCAATGTTTCTAACTGCTTAAGTGACGAATAGCCAGTACCAAAATCATCAATGGATAAAACAAAGTCGTGCATACTTAAGCGTGATGCTGACTCAATAGCTTCTCCAACCGATTCAAATATATCGGACTCTGTTAGTTCAAAATATAACCATTGATTTAAGTCGTAATATTGTTCTTTTAATTTAAGTACACAGTTGATGAAATGTGGATCAGCCAATGTTTTAGATGAAATATTTATCGCAATTTTTCGGTTATGGAAATATGAACGATAACAAATTACGTAATGAATAATATAAAGTGCTAATTGTTTTTCTTTATTATGTGCCATGATTTGATCAATAAACTGGTAAGCCGGAACCGTACCATATTCAGGATGAACTAAACGTATTAACGCTTCACAAGCAACCCATTCGCCAGTTTCAAGCGATACGATAGGCTGAAAGTGAGGAACAAACCAGTATTGTTCAAAAGCAAGATCGATAAATGCTTCATCCAATTTTATATCACAAGAAGGTAGGCGTTCAGGCAATGCATTAGTTTGCTTTGCTGTTTCAATTAAAACACTAATTTGCTTTAAACAGGTAGGTTTAGCCAATGTACCTAATAAGTTAAGTTTATAGTTAAGACACATCTTCTCAACACTGGCTAAGATATCTTGTTTCAAGGCGCTTGTGATTATAATCGCGCCCTTAAACTGCTGTTTTGCAATATGACCAAGAAAACTGATGCCATCCATTTCTGGCATATTTAAATCACACAACAATAACTGTGGTTGATATTGCTGCATAATTTTTAATGCTTCGGCACCGTTAACCGCGCAATGAATTTCATCATTAACAGGATCGATAATACGAGCTAACTGTGTTGTTAGCACTTGGCGCTGAAAATCATGATCTTCTATCAATAGTATGCGCATTCTAGTTACCCTTTAAATTATCGATTTGTTGAGTGAGCTGACCAACTAAAGCTATTAATGATTCATAGTGGTGCTGCAAAGTATCGATTCTATGCTGTTGAATATCCTTTTCCACATCGATGCAAAGTGCATCAAGCTGGTGGAACGTCATGACACGAGCTGCACCTTTAATTCTATGGATAACTAAGCTCACTAATTCAATATTATTTTCGTTAATAGCGATATTTAATTCATGCTGGTCTTCAAAACATGATGCAAGATATTGATCGAGCAATGTATAGGTTGTTTCACTATCACCGAAGATATCAATAAGCTCGTTAATATTAACCAAATCCATTGTGTTGTCATTATCAGTTAGGTCATCAGGCACGATGTGATCATATGTTGACGTGACATTGTAACAATCAATACTCGGTAGCCATTGGTTTAATACGGTATTTAATTCATCTAATGTAATTGGCTTAATTAAATACGCATCAAACCCAATCTCTTTAAAAAATTGTTCGTTAGATAGCGCATCTGCTGTTAACGCTAATACAGGAAGAGGCTTAGCATCTAGTTTCTGTTCTTTTTTACGAATAGCTTTAACCAGTTCAAAACCATCAAGCTCTGGCATATGACAATCTGTTAGTAATAGATCATATGAATTATTGCTTAATGCATCTAATGCTTTTTGACCGTTATCAACAATATCAACCGCATAGTTAAGTTGCTCTAGTTGTTGTTTTAGGATCTGCTGGTTAATGGGGTGATCTTCAGCAACCAGAATGTAACGCCCTTTTGCAACAGCCTGCTCATAGGTGTATGCACGCTTTTCCATGCTGGTTATTTCAGGGAATAGGGTGTTTTTACACGTCTGTTTTGCTAACGCTTGATAAAACACATCCGGCAATAATGGATTACAAGAAACGTTATAACCATCCGAGGTGTTTTGAGTGAAAAAATGGCTAGGAGAGCTAATTGTAATAACGTTTATTGAGGGTAAATTAGCCTTAAACCATGCTGAATCAATATTGTGATCAGCAAGCCATGTATCTTTTACGATAATAGTATTGATTTTATTCGTTAGTATGAATGCTGGTAATTTTGCATTGTTTGAAATTGCAATTTTTGTGTATGAGCATTGCCATGATTGTAAATATAATTCTAAATATTGGTCGTCAATATCACCCAGCAGGCCACAATGTTTATGTAAAGGCTTGACCGATTTCTTTTCAACAACAGGGAGAGGGATTGTCACACTAAATGTAGTGCCAATATTGATGTCACTTTTCGCCACAATTTCCCCACCCATTAGTTGTGCTAATTGATGGCAAATGGATAAACCTAGCCCTGTACCACTAAATCGGCGGTTACTGTTTTGCTCAACTTGAACAAATGGTTGAAATAAACGCTGTAAATCTTCTGGTTTAATACCAATACCCGTATCAGTGATTGAGAATGTCAATCGTTGTTGTGATGCTGATTCTTGGATCATATCAACAGCAAGATGAATGTTACCTTGCACGGTAAACTTAATCGCATTGTTGATAAGATTATTAAGAATTTGTGTTAAACGTACATCATCAAACAGTAAACAATGTGCGATAGCGGGATCTAGCCACAAGGTGAATGTAATCTCTTTTTGCTGAGCATGAATAGAGTGGGGCTGAACTAATTCATGAATAAGATCAGAAATATTATTTTCACTTGGGCTAATACTGAGCTTACCGGCTTCAATTTTCGAAAAATCTAATACATCATTAACAATGTTTAGCAAGTTACGTCCTGATTGCGACAAGTTATGATGAATTTGACGTAATTCGGCTGTTTTTGTATGTGGTTCCATTAGCTCTAATAAACTCAGAATACCGCTGATTGGTGTACGGATCTCGTGGCTCATCATTGCCAAGAAGCGTGATTTAGATTCAGTGGCGGCTAGTGATTTCTCGTTAGCTTCCATTAATGCGACTTGCTGCTCTTTCGTTTGCGTTATATCTAGAATGATAGTATTCCACTGCCAACCGTTTTCAACTTCCGATATTTGACAACGGAGTTCTATCCAGCGTGGTTTAAGTGCATTGGAATGAATTTGTAAATTAGTACTCCAGTAACCTACAGAAACCGCTTGCTGCATTGCTAAATATAGCGATGTAAAGTCGTCACGTTGCTTTAAAATGTTGAATAGTAGCGATGGATTTTTATAAATCATTGATGCTTCATAATCGATGAAATGATTAATCTTTTCACTGATAAACAAAAATTCGATATCGTATGGGTCGTGGCTTTTTTGTAAGTGCTGAATTAATACCCCATCAAAATTGTTGGTGAGATATGTCAGTTTTTGCTCTGCATTTTTTCTTTGGGTGATCTCTCTACTTAATCGGCGATTCCAATAGATAATCACAGTAATAATACTAAAAATTACTGTTGTAACTATGATCGCCCAGCCAATGATTTTGCTGTAATTAACATCAGATTTTATGGTTATAGAATGCCACTTTCTAAAGCTATTCGTTAGATTTTCTGGCGGCAATGCCGTAATCACTTTATTAATGATATTTCTTAACTGAAGATTATTATTATCTACCGCAAATTTAATTGAACGTTGGTGTTTATCTAACTTGCTAGGTACAATTTTTAACTGGCCAAGAAATTCATTTTGCAATAATACATGCGCTTGGCTGAGTGAAATAACAGCATAATCGAGTTGATCATTGAGTAATGCTGTTAGCATTTCATTCTTTGAATCAAAACTTATTGTTCTGTTATTCGGGTACAAGTTTAAAGCAAGATTTTTAACAAAGCTTGATTGAATTACACCAATACTATTTTTAGCTGTAATGCCGTAACTATTTTTATTTGAAATTTTATTAACAATAACCCAGCCTTCCTGCCCGTAAGGCATGCTAAAAAGCAGTTCTTTTTTTCGTAATGAAGAGGATGCAACTGCACTGAGAATATCTATTTCCCCTGATTTAAGCATCGCTTTTGCTTGGGGGTAATCACGAATATCAATAATTTCATAATTAATACCAAGTTCAATCGTCATTTTTTGCGCAATATCTTTAACTTGCAGGTACAGAAGATCTTCATCTTTAAGACGATTATCATCAAATTGGTAACCAATCTTTAGCGTAGGCATAGATTGAAGAAAGTACCTTTCATTACCGGTAAGTTTAATCTTGCTTGGATAATCAAGTAGATTGATTTGATTGTTTTTTAGCCATTTATTATGAAGCCAATTTATTTCTGTTTTGGATAGGGCAATGATGGCGTTATTGAGTTGTTTTATTATCGCTCTATTTTGTTTTGAACTAGCAAGGTGTAACTGCTCTAAAGGTAATTGTTCAAGTATTGTTACTTGAAGTGGGATTGATGGATCGTTATTTTCTAGTAGCCTGTTTAAAAGAATTGAGTTGCCGATATAAGCGTCAGTCACACCTGTTTTGACAGAGTTGAGTGCTGTTTCTGAATTAGGTACAGAAATAGAAGAAATACTTTTGTTTATTTGGGGTAATAAACCATCAAGTACACTGTTTTTTTCAATAGCAATTATCTTGTCATTAAAATTTAAGAGAATATTGGAAGACGAATAGCTGATCATTGCGTAAGGAAAAGCCAATAATGGCTTACTAAATGCGAAGATCTTTTCTCTTTCAACGCTGTTGCTTACCCCTATGGCAATATCAAGTTCATTGCGGGCTAATGCTGTTAGAATTTCAGTAGGCGTATCGTAAACAATATTCTCAACATTATATCCAGCGTTATGACTGATAATCGACATATAGTCAGGTAATAGTCCTACGACTTGTTTTTCTTCATTGAGTGAGGATAACGGCGACCAATCTAATGAAAGGTATCCAACTTTTAATGTTGATTTTTGAACATTGTCATTAGTGTTAGCCCAAGTTAATGAGCTAATAAATAAAATTATTAGTAGAATAAAATGACGCATTATTAGATTCTCATTAACTTTTAATAAAGTAGCTTGTTGAGTACGCTATGCTTAGTTTTTAATGTTTTATACCATTCTGGTTTAATATCTTGTGACTCAAATACCCACCTTGCTTCGTTGACAGTATTTTTTTCACTAACATATAAATCGAGGTACCCGCGGGCAAATAGTTCGACTATGCAGCGTGCTAAAGTGATATCAAAACGGTACAGTGGCCATAATTTAAAAAGTGTCTGACCAGCTGTCACAAATTGTTTTTGCTTCACTAACTGTAAGGCGTAACTATACTCAGCACATTTGTTCTCATTAATTTTTGCAGTCTGTGTTTTTAGCCACATCAGCTTAATAACATTATGTGGTTCATTAGGTTGTAAATTAAAAATTTCGGTTAACTCTTTTACAAACTTAATGATATAAGTATGCATTGAAAGCTTAATGGCAGTACTCAGCGCAATAATAAGAAATTCGCTTGGTAATTCATTATATTCATGGTGCTCTACATAATTTAAAGCATTCATAAATTCACGATACGCAATCAAATTTGAATTATTTTCAGCGGCCTGATAAGCCTGTAATAGATAGATATAAGGGCGATCGTGCTTAGTGATCTTCTGTTGCTGATTAATAGAGCCCCATAGTTTCTCTATCGACTGGTGCTTTTTGTTGTACTGTTGTAGCTGTACCCACACTAAAAATGCGTAGTTTTGAGGTTTATCCCAAATAGAAAAACGCAGTGAAAAACAGGCTTCTCTGATATGACGTTCAATCTCAGTATCGTGTTGAAGACAAAACTCGATCCATATTAAACCAAACAAGCGGTAGAGATTATTACGGCTTACTTTATGCGCCGCTAACCAAAATTCATAGCCCATGCTTATACGGTTCTGTTTTAATGCAGAGCGAGCTTTAAGATCTAATAGTGTTAGGTGTTGTTGTGGGCTAGAAGAATTAATTGACGTTAGCAATGGAGTAAGCTGGTCAAATTTATTTTGCTCTAACCACAATTGCGCTAATAATAATTTAGCAGGCACATAGTCATTTTGTTGAAGTAAACTATTTAGCATGACGTCAATATCGTCATAATTTACCGTCATTTTATTGAGCAATAATCGTTTAGCCAAGGTTGTTACACTCGACCAATATTTATCACAATAGGAGTAGTTTTCAATATACTCTTGTACGCCTAACCAACCTTTTGATTGGTAAATATTAAATACAGTATCTTCAAACTTGTGCTTATTAAAATGGACATTTATTCGTGATGTCAGTGTTTCTAAACGAAATGGCTTAATTAAATAGTCTGTAGGTTGGTATTCAGAAAAACCCATTAAAATTGATTCTGAATCATCTGCTGTAACAATAAAAATTAAAGGATGATGAGTGATCAATTGATTGTGATGTAGGCGTTCAAGTAATTGAAGACCTGTGCTACCAAGACCTAAATTAAAATCAATAAAAATGATATCG
This genomic window from Photobacterium angustum contains:
- a CDS encoding response regulator, which produces MVNSQSILIVDDSVIIQQTTKLILLKAKFEAQRIYFASNAQDAIKLCQRNVFDIIFIDFNLGLGSTGLQLLERLHHNQLITHHPLIFIVTADDSESILMGFSEYQPTDYLIKPFRLETLTSRINVHFNKHKFEDTVFNIYQSKGWLGVQEYIENYSYCDKYWSSVTTLAKRLLLNKMTVNYDDIDVMLNSLLQQNDYVPAKLLLAQLWLEQNKFDQLTPLLTSINSSSPQQHLTLLDLKARSALKQNRISMGYEFWLAAHKVSRNNLYRLFGLIWIEFCLQHDTEIERHIREACFSLRFSIWDKPQNYAFLVWVQLQQYNKKHQSIEKLWGSINQQQKITKHDRPYIYLLQAYQAAENNSNLIAYREFMNALNYVEHHEYNELPSEFLIIALSTAIKLSMHTYIIKFVKELTEIFNLQPNEPHNVIKLMWLKTQTAKINENKCAEYSYALQLVKQKQFVTAGQTLFKLWPLYRFDITLARCIVELFARGYLDLYVSEKNTVNEARWVFESQDIKPEWYKTLKTKHSVLNKLLY
- a CDS encoding ATP-binding protein, encoding MRHFILLIILFISSLTWANTNDNVQKSTLKVGYLSLDWSPLSSLNEEKQVVGLLPDYMSIISHNAGYNVENIVYDTPTEILTALARNELDIAIGVSNSVEREKIFAFSKPLLAFPYAMISYSSSNILLNFNDKIIAIEKNSVLDGLLPQINKSISSISVPNSETALNSVKTGVTDAYIGNSILLNRLLENNDPSIPLQVTILEQLPLEQLHLASSKQNRAIIKQLNNAIIALSKTEINWLHNKWLKNNQINLLDYPSKIKLTGNERYFLQSMPTLKIGYQFDDNRLKDEDLLYLQVKDIAQKMTIELGINYEIIDIRDYPQAKAMLKSGEIDILSAVASSSLRKKELLFSMPYGQEGWVIVNKISNKNSYGITAKNSIGVIQSSFVKNLALNLYPNNRTISFDSKNEMLTALLNDQLDYAVISLSQAHVLLQNEFLGQLKIVPSKLDKHQRSIKFAVDNNNLQLRNIINKVITALPPENLTNSFRKWHSITIKSDVNYSKIIGWAIIVTTVIFSIITVIIYWNRRLSREITQRKNAEQKLTYLTNNFDGVLIQHLQKSHDPYDIEFLFISEKINHFIDYEASMIYKNPSLLFNILKQRDDFTSLYLAMQQAVSVGYWSTNLQIHSNALKPRWIELRCQISEVENGWQWNTIILDITQTKEQQVALMEANEKSLAATESKSRFLAMMSHEIRTPISGILSLLELMEPHTKTAELRQIHHNLSQSGRNLLNIVNDVLDFSKIEAGKLSISPSENNISDLIHELVQPHSIHAQQKEITFTLWLDPAIAHCLLFDDVRLTQILNNLINNAIKFTVQGNIHLAVDMIQESASQQRLTFSITDTGIGIKPEDLQRLFQPFVQVEQNSNRRFSGTGLGLSICHQLAQLMGGEIVAKSDINIGTTFSVTIPLPVVEKKSVKPLHKHCGLLGDIDDQYLELYLQSWQCSYTKIAISNNAKLPAFILTNKINTIIVKDTWLADHNIDSAWFKANLPSINVITISSPSHFFTQNTSDGYNVSCNPLLPDVFYQALAKQTCKNTLFPEITSMEKRAYTYEQAVAKGRYILVAEDHPINQQILKQQLEQLNYAVDIVDNGQKALDALSNNSYDLLLTDCHMPELDGFELVKAIRKKEQKLDAKPLPVLALTADALSNEQFFKEIGFDAYLIKPITLDELNTVLNQWLPSIDCYNVTSTYDHIVPDDLTDNDNTMDLVNINELIDIFGDSETTYTLLDQYLASCFEDQHELNIAINENNIELVSLVIHRIKGAARVMTFHQLDALCIDVEKDIQQHRIDTLQHHYESLIALVGQLTQQIDNLKGN
- a CDS encoding EAL domain-containing response regulator codes for the protein MRILLIEDHDFQRQVLTTQLARIIDPVNDEIHCAVNGAEALKIMQQYQPQLLLCDLNMPEMDGISFLGHIAKQQFKGAIIITSALKQDILASVEKMCLNYKLNLLGTLAKPTCLKQISVLIETAKQTNALPERLPSCDIKLDEAFIDLAFEQYWFVPHFQPIVSLETGEWVACEALIRLVHPEYGTVPAYQFIDQIMAHNKEKQLALYIIHYVICYRSYFHNRKIAINISSKTLADPHFINCVLKLKEQYYDLNQWLYFELTESDIFESVGEAIESASRLSMHDFVLSIDDFGTGYSSLKQLETLTFNSLKLDLGFIQALPTSITAEAIVESCLLLTKRLNLVTIAEGVENLALWKQLQEMHCQQAQGYFISPPMPYDSIDQWYQQWQQKSASLAITHAE